Proteins encoded by one window of Actinocorallia herbida:
- a CDS encoding TetR/AcrR family transcriptional regulator — MTETGTPLRRKPAQRRSAERVQRMLDACAEILDEAGYDGLSTTRIAQRAGVAIGSVYQFFPDKRAVAQALALRNLEEFGDRIGVLLDELPARSWSQLVGRAIDIFVEMHRTVPGFRVLRFGDVADLHLLDESEDNNAVVADRLRELIVQTTGVADSPELERAFAITVESADALIKMAFRRAADGDDAVIGEAKGLIQTYLSGYLEQ, encoded by the coding sequence GTGACGGAGACGGGGACCCCACTGCGGCGTAAGCCCGCTCAGCGCCGTTCGGCCGAGCGGGTCCAGCGGATGCTCGACGCCTGCGCCGAGATTCTTGACGAGGCAGGGTACGACGGTCTGTCGACCACCAGGATCGCCCAACGGGCGGGGGTGGCGATCGGATCGGTCTACCAGTTCTTTCCCGACAAGCGCGCGGTGGCCCAGGCGCTCGCCTTGCGCAACCTCGAGGAGTTCGGCGACCGGATCGGGGTGCTGCTGGACGAACTGCCCGCCCGGAGCTGGTCCCAGCTGGTCGGCCGCGCGATCGACATCTTCGTGGAGATGCACCGGACGGTGCCGGGCTTCCGGGTGCTGCGCTTCGGCGACGTCGCCGACCTGCACCTGCTCGACGAGTCCGAGGACAACAACGCGGTGGTGGCCGACCGGCTGCGCGAGCTGATCGTCCAGACGACGGGGGTCGCCGACAGCCCGGAGCTGGAGCGGGCGTTCGCGATCACCGTCGAGTCGGCGGACGCGCTGATCAAGATGGCCTTCCGCCGCGCGGCCGACGGCGACGACGCGGTGATCGGCGAGGCCAAGGGGCTTATCCAGACGTACCTGTCCGGCTACCTCGAACAGTGA
- a CDS encoding Fur family transcriptional regulator has translation MDVTAKADSAAQLRGAGLRVTSARVAILETLRFARHLTAEEVAGKVRERVGHVSSQAVYEALNALTDTGLLRRIEPAGSPARYESRVGDNHHHLVCRSCGAVADVDCAVGHAPCLEPANAAGFAVDEADVIYWGLCPACQAA, from the coding sequence ATGGACGTGACCGCCAAGGCGGACTCCGCGGCGCAGCTGCGCGGCGCCGGACTGAGAGTGACGTCCGCGCGGGTGGCGATCCTGGAGACGCTCCGGTTCGCCCGGCATCTGACGGCCGAAGAGGTCGCGGGGAAGGTACGCGAACGGGTCGGCCATGTGTCGAGTCAGGCCGTCTACGAGGCGCTCAACGCGCTGACCGACACCGGGCTGCTGCGCCGGATCGAGCCCGCGGGCTCGCCCGCCCGGTACGAGTCCCGGGTCGGCGACAACCACCACCACCTCGTCTGCCGCAGCTGCGGGGCGGTCGCCGACGTCGACTGCGCGGTGGGGCACGCGCCCTGCCTGGAGCCCGCGAACGCGGCGGGCTTCGCCGTCGACGAGGCCGACGTCATCTACTGGGGGCTCTGCCCGGCCTGCCAGGCGGCGTAG
- a CDS encoding aminotransferase class V-fold PLP-dependent enzyme has protein sequence MDIDLIRQHTPGTRHAIHLNAAGSALPPEPVLTTVVAHLTLESEIGGYEAADAAAEDLAGSYAALAELVGAEPAEIAFTESATRAWDQAFYAIPFKPGDRILTTESEYTSSALAYAQVARRHGTVTEVVPDDADGTIDLDALAAALARGGVRLVALNHMPTHDGLINPAAEVGALAREHGALFLLDACQSVGQVPVDVRELNADLLSATGRKFLRGPRGTGFLYARAEILPLLDPPVVDLLAADLTGPDDFAFRPDARRFESWERSVANQLGLGTAARYALDLGLDAIAGRVQGLAARLRTGLSGLPGVTVHDRGAHKSGIVTFGHTVREAGELVTELAARGVVTRVSEQTFRYDGGAHPPARVRASAHYYNTEDEIDQAVATLAEVLGG, from the coding sequence GTGGACATCGACCTGATCAGGCAGCACACACCGGGCACGCGGCACGCCATCCACCTGAACGCGGCCGGCTCCGCGCTGCCACCGGAACCCGTCCTGACGACGGTTGTCGCGCATCTCACACTGGAGTCGGAGATCGGCGGCTACGAGGCGGCCGACGCCGCCGCCGAGGACCTCGCCGGCTCCTATGCCGCGCTCGCCGAGTTGGTCGGCGCCGAACCCGCCGAGATCGCCTTCACCGAAAGCGCCACTCGCGCATGGGATCAGGCTTTCTACGCCATTCCTTTCAAACCCGGCGATCGCATCCTCACCACCGAGAGCGAGTACACGAGCAGCGCCCTCGCCTACGCCCAGGTCGCCCGGAGGCACGGGACGGTCACCGAGGTCGTGCCCGACGACGCCGACGGCACCATCGACCTCGACGCGCTCGCCGCGGCCCTCGCCCGGGGCGGCGTCCGGCTCGTCGCGCTGAACCACATGCCGACCCATGACGGGCTGATCAACCCGGCCGCCGAGGTCGGCGCCCTGGCCCGGGAGCACGGCGCCCTGTTCCTGCTGGACGCCTGCCAGTCCGTCGGCCAGGTCCCGGTCGACGTGCGGGAGCTGAACGCCGACCTGCTGTCGGCGACCGGGCGCAAGTTCCTGCGCGGGCCGCGCGGCACCGGCTTCCTCTACGCCAGGGCCGAGATCCTGCCGCTGCTCGACCCGCCCGTGGTCGACCTGCTGGCGGCCGACCTCACCGGCCCCGACGACTTCGCGTTCCGGCCCGACGCGCGGCGCTTCGAGAGCTGGGAACGGTCCGTCGCGAACCAGCTCGGGCTCGGGACCGCCGCCCGGTACGCGCTCGACCTGGGGCTCGACGCCATCGCGGGGCGCGTCCAGGGCCTCGCCGCCCGGCTGCGCACCGGACTCTCCGGCCTGCCCGGGGTGACCGTGCACGACAGGGGCGCGCACAAGAGCGGCATCGTGACCTTCGGGCACACCGTGCGGGAGGCGGGCGAACTCGTCACGGAACTCGCGGCGCGCGGAGTCGTCACCCGGGTGTCGGAGCAGACCTTCCGCTACGACGGCGGGGCCCATCCGCCCGCGCGGGTGCGTGCCTCGGCGCACTACTACAACACCGAGGACGAGATCGACCAGGCCGTCGCGACCCTCGCCGAGGTGCTGGGGGGCTAG
- a CDS encoding sulfite exporter TauE/SafE family protein, whose product MTPWEAAAILVAGTAAGGINAVVGSGSLITFPTLVALGYPPVVANVSNNIGLVPGSITGTWGYRRELAGRSKLLLRLGSASLIGSVIGAILLLRLPDEAFKMIVPVLIVIALVLVVVQPKLNGWVAKRRKEPVSHGGALLWGLVFLAGVYGGYFGAAQGILLISLLGIFLVDEMQTVNGIKNGLSGIVNAAAAIIFILIADVDWWAVLLIGVGAMLGGYLGASVGRKLPPWALRTVIVCVGLTAIANLVFG is encoded by the coding sequence ATGACACCGTGGGAAGCCGCCGCGATCCTCGTGGCCGGAACCGCCGCCGGCGGCATCAACGCCGTAGTGGGGTCGGGTTCACTGATCACTTTTCCGACTCTTGTGGCGCTCGGCTACCCGCCGGTCGTGGCGAACGTCTCCAACAACATCGGCCTGGTGCCGGGTTCGATCACCGGGACCTGGGGCTACCGGCGCGAGCTGGCGGGCCGCTCAAAGCTGCTGCTGCGGCTCGGCAGCGCCTCGCTCATCGGCTCGGTCATCGGCGCGATCCTGCTGCTGAGGCTGCCGGACGAGGCGTTCAAGATGATCGTCCCGGTGCTGATCGTCATCGCGCTGGTGCTGGTGGTCGTGCAGCCGAAGCTGAACGGGTGGGTGGCCAAGCGGCGCAAGGAGCCGGTCTCGCACGGCGGCGCCCTGCTGTGGGGGCTGGTGTTCCTGGCCGGGGTCTACGGCGGCTACTTCGGCGCCGCGCAGGGCATCCTGCTGATCTCGCTGCTCGGGATCTTCCTCGTCGACGAGATGCAGACGGTCAACGGCATCAAGAACGGCCTGTCCGGGATCGTCAACGCCGCCGCGGCGATCATCTTCATCCTGATCGCGGACGTGGACTGGTGGGCGGTCCTGCTCATCGGCGTCGGCGCGATGCTGGGCGGCTACCTGGGCGCCTCGGTGGGCCGGAAGCTGCCGCCGTGGGCCCTGCGAACTGTCATTGTTTGTGTGGGTTTGACGGCGATTGCGAATCTCGTCTTCGGGTAG
- a CDS encoding phospholipase D-like domain-containing protein, producing the protein MPLLRSLAFPLAAAAAGAIPLCASPAHASRTGYRPPEGAVFSHPTAAGPGRENAIRDRLLDLIDHAAPGSTIRAAMYLWRDDAITDALVRAKDKRRVTVQIVTNNSSDSQARGYFKLLRKKIGGHRPGFTDGSWAAECRKSWGCLGTGIHHNKFFLFSKVGATPDVVVQSSANLTLEERTEFWNNAYSVADPGLYAVYGDYFERLRGGVDRVLPPPDDAFTHVVSGKHALYTTPSAGYGDPISEALGQVRCSADPKRPTRIRIAMFKFGLRPVAERLALLRAEPGGHCRVDLVYGMLGTNPEAAIRMEEYVREGVDAARECTEPMTVHSKYLAIDAGAGSFEGVTGRKAVFTGSLNYMPYDLRRNDETVLRITDARVHDQYRTDFDRHLFPTCAKPWWEGD; encoded by the coding sequence GTGCCGCTCCTGAGATCCCTCGCGTTCCCGCTGGCCGCCGCGGCGGCCGGCGCGATCCCCCTCTGCGCGTCTCCCGCGCACGCGTCGCGCACCGGCTACCGCCCGCCCGAGGGCGCGGTCTTCAGCCATCCGACGGCCGCGGGCCCCGGCCGGGAGAACGCGATCCGCGACCGCCTCCTCGACCTGATCGACCACGCCGCGCCGGGCTCGACGATCCGCGCCGCGATGTACCTGTGGCGCGACGACGCGATCACCGATGCCCTGGTCCGGGCGAAGGACAAGCGCAGGGTGACGGTCCAGATCGTCACCAACAACTCCTCGGACAGCCAGGCGCGCGGGTACTTCAAGTTGCTGCGCAAGAAGATCGGCGGCCACCGGCCGGGGTTCACCGACGGCTCGTGGGCCGCGGAGTGCCGGAAGAGCTGGGGCTGCCTCGGGACGGGCATCCACCACAACAAGTTCTTCCTGTTCTCCAAGGTCGGCGCCACCCCCGACGTCGTCGTGCAGAGCTCGGCGAACCTCACGCTGGAGGAGCGCACGGAGTTCTGGAACAACGCCTACTCCGTCGCCGACCCGGGGCTCTACGCCGTCTACGGGGACTACTTCGAGCGGCTGCGAGGGGGCGTCGACCGGGTGCTCCCGCCGCCCGACGACGCCTTCACCCATGTCGTCAGCGGTAAGCACGCGCTCTACACGACCCCCAGCGCCGGATACGGCGACCCGATCTCCGAGGCGCTCGGCCAGGTGCGGTGCAGCGCGGATCCGAAGCGGCCGACCCGGATCCGGATCGCGATGTTCAAGTTCGGGCTGCGCCCGGTCGCCGAGCGGCTCGCCCTGCTGCGCGCGGAACCGGGCGGGCACTGCCGGGTCGACCTCGTCTACGGGATGCTCGGGACGAACCCGGAGGCCGCGATCCGGATGGAGGAGTACGTGCGGGAGGGCGTCGACGCGGCGCGGGAGTGCACCGAGCCGATGACCGTCCACTCCAAGTACCTGGCGATCGACGCGGGCGCGGGGAGCTTCGAGGGCGTGACGGGCCGGAAGGCCGTCTTCACGGGCAGCCTCAACTACATGCCTTACGACCTGCGCCGCAACGACGAGACGGTGCTGCGGATCACCGACGCCCGGGTGCACGACCAGTACCGGACGGACTTCGACCGCCATCTCTTCCCGACCTGTGCGAAACCGTGGTGGGAAGGCGACTGA
- a CDS encoding Rieske 2Fe-2S domain-containing protein, with amino-acid sequence MNRGRAGRLINRVARPMRRAASRAHPVVLAERLELDSRADLRIREITAVVKRVLPRGAVRNTLHGVPLGHPAHAPLTDLPIGAYSSAVLLDFLPGTQRASKALIFAGLAASAPTAVTGWADWSALHREQQRVGLAHAATQGAASVLFGASLLARVRGRTATGKILSLAGLGTLAAGAYLGGHLAFRMAAGANHAPSAAHLVPLGWHDLCALDELPDGWPVHRALGYIDLFVLRQGDRVHVLADACAHLAGPLHQGRITAVDGQTCVMCPWHGSVFRVTDGSVVDGPATARQTAFDTRVEEDGRVQVRPI; translated from the coding sequence GTGAACCGGGGAAGAGCAGGCAGGCTGATCAACAGGGTGGCCCGGCCCATGCGCCGCGCCGCCTCACGGGCCCATCCGGTGGTCCTCGCCGAGCGGCTGGAGCTCGACTCCCGCGCGGACCTCCGCATCCGGGAGATCACCGCGGTCGTCAAGCGGGTCCTGCCGCGCGGCGCCGTCCGCAACACCCTGCACGGCGTGCCTTTGGGCCACCCCGCGCACGCGCCCCTCACCGACCTGCCTATCGGCGCGTACAGCTCGGCGGTCCTCCTGGACTTCCTGCCAGGCACTCAGCGCGCCAGCAAGGCCCTCATCTTCGCCGGGCTCGCCGCCTCGGCGCCCACCGCCGTCACCGGCTGGGCCGACTGGTCGGCGCTGCACCGCGAGCAGCAGCGCGTCGGGCTCGCGCACGCCGCGACCCAGGGCGCGGCGAGCGTCCTGTTCGGCGCGTCCCTGCTGGCCCGGGTGCGCGGCAGGACCGCCACGGGCAAGATCCTCTCCCTCGCCGGGCTCGGCACCCTCGCCGCGGGCGCCTACCTGGGCGGCCACCTGGCGTTCCGGATGGCCGCGGGCGCCAACCACGCCCCGTCGGCGGCCCATCTCGTCCCGCTCGGCTGGCACGACCTGTGCGCGCTGGACGAGCTGCCCGACGGCTGGCCCGTGCACCGCGCCCTCGGCTACATCGACCTGTTCGTGCTGCGCCAGGGCGACCGCGTGCACGTGCTCGCCGACGCGTGCGCCCACCTGGCCGGCCCCCTGCACCAGGGCCGCATCACCGCGGTCGACGGGCAGACGTGCGTGATGTGCCCCTGGCACGGCAGCGTCTTCCGGGTCACCGACGGCTCGGTCGTCGACGGCCCCGCCACCGCCCGGCAGACCGCGTTCGACACCAGGGTCGAGGAGGACGGCAGAGTCCAGGTACGGCCGATCTGA
- a CDS encoding CapA family protein, which produces MMRRLIAVGALLALAGCASSGTDTASEADRGTAGAVFTLAFAGDVSFTGDLAGRLDDPAKALSTAAPQLGAADVTVVHASDVKALPALQAAGVDAAMVGAAEVPADTTMPVMGGTFEPLVANVNGGQVAFFGAEQKVAGDDRLIQAIKDADGKYSAVVVYSEWGEKGQSCPDDAQKSEAAKYIDAGADAVVGSGAGVLQGGGLLKEKYVHYGLGSFITPDFDAAGPTGQTGVLTLTFSGSIVTGADWAPAAIEAPGLPAPLKDEAAQNAYTAWQALTGCAGLKQ; this is translated from the coding sequence ATGATGCGCAGACTGATCGCCGTTGGAGCCCTGCTCGCCCTCGCCGGATGCGCGTCGTCCGGCACGGACACCGCGTCCGAGGCCGACCGGGGCACGGCGGGGGCGGTCTTCACCCTCGCGTTCGCGGGCGACGTCTCCTTCACCGGCGATCTCGCCGGCCGCCTCGACGACCCGGCGAAGGCCCTGTCGACGGCCGCTCCGCAGCTCGGCGCCGCCGATGTGACCGTGGTGCACGCCTCGGACGTCAAGGCGCTGCCCGCGCTCCAGGCCGCCGGGGTGGACGCGGCGATGGTCGGCGCGGCCGAGGTCCCGGCGGACACGACGATGCCGGTGATGGGCGGCACCTTCGAGCCGCTGGTCGCGAACGTCAACGGCGGCCAGGTCGCGTTCTTCGGCGCGGAGCAGAAGGTCGCCGGGGACGACCGCCTCATCCAGGCGATCAAGGACGCCGACGGCAAGTACAGCGCCGTCGTCGTCTACAGCGAGTGGGGCGAGAAGGGTCAGAGCTGCCCGGACGACGCGCAGAAGAGCGAGGCGGCGAAGTACATCGACGCGGGCGCGGACGCCGTCGTCGGCAGCGGCGCCGGGGTGCTCCAGGGCGGCGGCCTGCTCAAGGAGAAGTACGTCCACTACGGCCTCGGCTCCTTCATCACGCCCGACTTCGACGCCGCCGGGCCGACCGGGCAGACCGGCGTGCTCACCCTGACGTTCAGCGGCTCGATCGTCACCGGCGCCGACTGGGCCCCGGCCGCGATCGAGGCTCCCGGCCTGCCTGCGCCGCTCAAGGACGAGGCCGCCCAGAACGCCTACACCGCGTGGCAGGCGCTCACCGGGTGCGCGGGCCTCAAGCAGTGA
- a CDS encoding alpha/beta hydrolase has product MAATGLLAVPAAAAAPVPADGGAKIVATERIGPRTVDITVDTPSVTAMDPKVRILLPEGWTENADRTWPVLYVLGGGPDTYTIWTEKTDIEKTSAGADVIVVMPESGHSQGFVDWYNGGKGGSPKWETFHTQEVRQLVERNFHGGAKRAVMGISSGGSGAMMYATRNPGLYDYVAAFSSMLHPTKPGVPAIMLLSDMVVGEVADPFDKLGDPLFDRWNWLEHDPYVNAAALRGTGIYISSGTTGLPGPLDPGPDVIYDEKGDVIEVVKHYAAGTTGEKLVGLTAKDMAARLEAMDIPATVNLYGDGMHAWPYWDREYKAAWPLIMRALGA; this is encoded by the coding sequence GTGGCTGCGACAGGGCTGCTCGCCGTTCCCGCGGCGGCCGCCGCCCCCGTCCCCGCCGACGGCGGCGCGAAGATCGTCGCGACCGAGCGGATCGGCCCGCGCACCGTGGACATCACCGTCGACACGCCGTCGGTCACCGCCATGGACCCCAAGGTCCGGATCCTCCTCCCCGAGGGCTGGACCGAGAACGCCGACCGGACCTGGCCCGTGCTCTACGTCCTCGGCGGCGGACCCGACACGTACACGATCTGGACCGAGAAGACCGACATCGAGAAGACGTCGGCGGGCGCCGACGTCATCGTCGTCATGCCGGAGTCGGGGCACAGCCAGGGATTCGTCGACTGGTACAACGGCGGCAAGGGCGGCTCGCCCAAGTGGGAGACCTTCCACACCCAGGAGGTCCGCCAGCTCGTCGAGCGGAACTTCCACGGCGGCGCCAAGCGCGCCGTGATGGGGATCTCCTCCGGCGGGTCGGGCGCGATGATGTACGCGACCCGCAACCCCGGCCTCTACGACTACGTCGCGGCGTTCAGCAGCATGCTCCACCCCACGAAGCCGGGCGTCCCGGCGATCATGCTGCTGTCGGACATGGTCGTCGGCGAGGTCGCCGACCCGTTCGACAAGCTCGGCGACCCGCTGTTCGACCGCTGGAACTGGCTGGAGCACGACCCGTACGTCAACGCGGCGGCGCTGCGCGGGACCGGGATCTACATCTCCTCGGGCACCACGGGCCTGCCGGGGCCGCTCGACCCCGGCCCCGACGTCATCTATGACGAGAAGGGCGACGTCATCGAGGTCGTCAAGCACTACGCGGCGGGGACGACGGGGGAGAAGCTCGTCGGTCTGACCGCCAAGGACATGGCGGCCCGCCTGGAGGCCATGGACATCCCCGCGACCGTCAACCTCTACGGCGACGGCATGCACGCCTGGCCCTACTGGGATCGCGAGTACAAGGCGGCCTGGCCGCTGATCATGCGGGCCCTGGGCGCCTGA
- a CDS encoding molybdopterin-dependent oxidoreductase: MSRIATRTCPLCEALCGLELTLEGDKVTKVRGDRNDPFSKGFICPKGASFGKLDNDPHRLAAPLVDGAEATWEEAFQEVGRSLRRVIDTYGKDAVGVYYGNPSAHSVAGSLYGTAVIKGIGTRNVFSASTSDQMPKHVAAGYVFGDPLAIPVPDLDRTGYLLMLGANPLESNGSLCSAPNFPGRLKAIRARGGRITVIDPRRTRTAELADEHVPIRPGGDAWFLFSLVDTLLGDGLAEPRHEVANLDRLRHLAAEFTAEATEPLTGIPAATTRRIARELAAAETAAVYGRIGTCTQEFGTLASWLIDVLNILTGNLDRPGGVMFPKAAHSFGRRSRPYRTGRWHSRVRGLPEANGELPVAALAEEIETEGEGQIKALITIGGNPVLSAPGGDRIGRALENLEFMVSVDPYLNETTAHANVVLPPPPHTRSPHYDVALLSFAVQNYARYSPPVVDRGDRPAESEIIARIAGEILGVTPEQLDETVIQSTLKKAGREDLRAELGPPNAETRLDMMVRLGPYGVTLDDLVGGRLIGPLEPRLAEVLVLDRIDICPDLFAADVDRMRASRTSDGFVLIGRRHLRSNNSWMHQIDGLTGGTNTCTLRLHPDDAADLGIAAGSLVTVASRTGSLEVEAEPNDEIMRGVVSLPHGWGHARPGTRLGIPAGRAGVSANTLTDESTIDVLSGNAVFNGVPVTVTPVG, encoded by the coding sequence ATGAGCCGCATCGCGACGAGGACATGCCCCCTGTGCGAGGCCCTGTGCGGGCTGGAACTCACGCTCGAGGGCGACAAGGTGACCAAGGTCAGAGGCGACCGGAACGACCCGTTCAGCAAGGGCTTCATCTGCCCCAAGGGCGCCAGCTTCGGCAAACTCGACAACGATCCGCACCGGCTCGCCGCCCCCCTCGTCGACGGGGCCGAGGCCACCTGGGAGGAGGCCTTCCAGGAGGTCGGCCGGTCCCTCCGCCGGGTCATCGACACCTATGGCAAGGACGCCGTCGGCGTCTACTACGGCAACCCCAGCGCGCACAGCGTCGCCGGATCCCTGTACGGCACCGCCGTCATCAAGGGCATCGGCACCCGCAACGTCTTCAGCGCCAGCACCTCCGACCAGATGCCCAAACACGTCGCCGCCGGATACGTCTTCGGCGACCCGCTGGCCATCCCGGTCCCCGACCTCGACCGGACCGGGTACCTGCTCATGCTGGGCGCCAACCCGCTGGAGTCCAACGGCAGCCTCTGCTCGGCGCCGAACTTCCCCGGCAGGCTCAAGGCGATCCGCGCGCGCGGCGGCCGCATCACCGTCATCGACCCGCGGCGCACCCGCACCGCCGAACTCGCCGACGAGCACGTGCCGATCCGGCCGGGCGGCGACGCCTGGTTCCTGTTCTCCCTGGTCGACACCCTGCTCGGCGACGGCCTGGCCGAGCCGCGGCACGAGGTCGCCAACCTGGACCGGCTGCGCCACCTCGCCGCCGAGTTCACCGCCGAGGCCACCGAACCGCTCACCGGCATCCCCGCCGCGACCACCCGGCGGATCGCCCGGGAGCTCGCCGCCGCCGAGACCGCCGCCGTCTACGGCAGGATCGGCACCTGCACCCAGGAGTTCGGCACCCTCGCGAGCTGGCTCATCGACGTGCTGAACATCCTCACCGGCAACCTCGACCGGCCGGGCGGCGTCATGTTCCCCAAGGCCGCCCACTCCTTCGGCAGGCGCTCGCGGCCCTACCGGACCGGGCGCTGGCACAGCCGGGTGCGCGGCCTGCCCGAGGCCAACGGCGAACTGCCCGTCGCCGCGCTCGCCGAGGAGATCGAGACCGAGGGCGAAGGCCAGATCAAGGCGCTCATCACCATCGGCGGCAACCCCGTGCTCTCCGCCCCCGGAGGCGACCGGATCGGCCGCGCGCTGGAGAACCTCGAGTTCATGGTCAGCGTCGACCCGTACCTCAACGAGACCACCGCGCACGCGAACGTCGTCCTGCCCCCTCCCCCGCACACGCGGTCCCCGCACTACGACGTCGCGCTGCTCTCGTTCGCCGTGCAGAACTACGCGCGCTACTCCCCGCCCGTCGTCGACCGGGGCGACCGGCCCGCCGAGTCGGAGATCATCGCGCGGATCGCCGGGGAGATCCTCGGCGTCACCCCCGAGCAGCTCGACGAGACGGTGATCCAGTCCACCTTGAAGAAGGCGGGCCGCGAGGACCTGCGGGCCGAACTCGGGCCGCCGAACGCCGAGACCCGGCTGGACATGATGGTCCGGCTCGGCCCCTACGGCGTCACCCTCGACGACCTGGTCGGCGGCAGGCTCATCGGCCCCCTGGAACCGCGTCTCGCCGAAGTCCTCGTGCTGGACCGCATCGACATCTGCCCCGACCTGTTCGCCGCCGACGTCGACCGGATGCGCGCCTCCCGGACGTCCGACGGCTTCGTCCTCATCGGCCGCCGCCACCTGCGCTCCAACAACAGCTGGATGCACCAGATCGACGGGCTGACCGGCGGCACCAACACCTGCACGCTGCGGCTGCACCCAGACGACGCCGCCGACCTCGGCATCGCCGCGGGATCCCTGGTCACGGTCGCCTCCCGGACGGGCTCGCTGGAGGTCGAGGCCGAGCCGAACGACGAGATCATGCGCGGGGTCGTCAGCCTCCCGCACGGGTGGGGCCACGCCAGGCCGGGGACCCGGCTCGGCATCCCGGCCGGGCGGGCGGGCGTCAGCGCCAACACCCTCACCGACGAGTCGACCATCGACGTGCTGTCGGGCAACGCGGTCTTCAACGGCGTGCCCGTCACCGTCACCCCGGTCGGCTGA